The genomic stretch TATTACACATTACACTAGGTGCAAGTTCTGGTTTTTCAATTTCAACCACTGAAATTTGTGGATTTTTTAATCCAAAATCTGTCGCTAGTTTTTCAGTAAGTGTTCTTATTCCTGAACCTTTTCTTCCAATGACAATTCCTGGTCTTGTTACATGTAATGCTACTCTGGTTCCTACAGGTGTTTTTGAAATTTCTGCATGTGAAAACCCGGCATCTTTGATTGCTTCTCTAAGATAATCTTTGAGTAGCATCATGTTGTAGTTGTCTTTAATTACATTTTTTACTGCAGACATTTCTAAATCTCCTTTGCCACCAATTCTACATGTGTTAATACATTGTTCTTTGGAGTAGCTCTACCCATTGCTCTTGGGATGAATCTCTTTACAATTACTCCTTTGTGAACTGTTGCATTAACAATTCTTAATCTGTCTAAATCCATTCCTTTGTATTCTGCATTTGATTCTAAATTGTCTAATACTTTGATGAATTCTTTTGCAGTTTTTTGTGGATATCTTCCAGACATTACTCCCGGATCTGGTCTGTGTCCAACTTGATTCTTATATCTTCTAAATGGAACTGCTCTGTTCTTATCAACTACTGCAATAAGATAATCTCTTGCTTTCTCAATTGATAATCCTTTGATGGAAACTGCAACTTCTCTAGCATGTTTATGTGAAATATCTTTTTCCCTTAATGAAGAACGTACGTGTCTGGTTGGATCATAATTTTGGAAAGCGTAATCGAATCTACCCATAACAATCACTTCAATGGTACATAGAGACTGGATCTTGATGCACCAACACCTGGGGCACCGTGTGAAACTCTCTTGTTTGTTATTACATATTCTCCTAGATAATGTCCAATCATCTCAGTTACTATTGCAACTGGTTGGAATTCTTTCCCTGAAAATACATTTACTGTAACACCTACCATGTATGGCAGAATAATTAAATCTCTAACATGAGTCTTTATTGGATTTTTTATTTTTCCTGCTTTTGCAGCTTTGATTTCTTCAATAAGTTTTCTTTTTCCATCTGTGATTCCTCTTGTAAGAGATCGTCTTTGCCTGGAATTGAATAATGTAAATAATTTTTCTAATGATAAAGCATCAAGTTCCTCTTGTGGAATTCCTCTGTATAAAAATTCTTTAACCATTTTTCTTCTCCATTGTTGTACTTCGAGTTTTATGGTCCATATTATAGCATTCCTATCTTCGTTGCCAAATCTCTGGCCTTTTCAGTATTTTCAAACTGCACAAAAGCTTTTTTGCCATAAATTGTTCTTGCAGTGTTTACTTTTTTGACTTTTTCATTGTAAAGTGTATTTACTGCTTCTGAAATTTCAGTTTTATTTGCAGATATTTCTACTATGAAGCAAATCTTACTTTCGTTTTCAACCATAGCAAATGTCTTCTCAGTAATGTAAGGTTTAATGATAATTTTCATTGCTTGATCTACATTCATTGTCTTTTCACCATGATCTCCAAATGTGTTGATTTAATTTTTCCAATTTCTTCGATTGCTGATTTTGAATAGACTGTTAATCTAATTGGATCTGAGCCTGGTGCTAAATCTAAAACACTTAATTCTTTAACACTTCTAACGTCAACTCCAGGAATTGCGCCAACTGCTTTTGATAAGTTTGCTGAATCTGTAGTTACAAATAAGACACTTTTTCCAACTTTCTTGCTTCTACCTCTAAGTCTTGATTGACCTGAACGTGGTTTTCTTGCATCCAATCTTTCAATATCTTGTGTTAACTTTAATGATTCTAGAACTTTGGTAATCTCACTTGCCTTGGAAATTGTTTCGATGTCATTTGATACAATGATTGGAAATGATTCTATGCCTTTGATTTTATGTCCTCTGCTTTCTATAAGATCTTTTGATGCTGTTGCTGCAATAGCTGAACACAATGCAAGTTTATTTTCTTTTTTGTTTAGTTTTTTGTAAATTACCTTTTCGACTATTGGTGGGTGTGCTTGTCTTCCTCCTCTGGTAGATGCGACTTCTGCTCCTTGCCCTTGTCTGCCTCCTCCTCCGCCTTGCATTCTTGCAACACGTGATACTCCTTGACCTGTTGGAGGATCATTCGAATCTGCAACAACATCCATTCCTGCCATTGGTTTTCTCCCTTGTTTTTGGAATTTATGAGATGTTAGATTAGTGAAAGCCTTGTGAATTAGTTCTCTTCTAAATGGAGTTGAGAAAACAATTGGAAGTTCTATGTCTGTATCTTTAGTTCCAGTTGTTGTGTAAGAGGATGTTTTCATTATACAACTACCTCCAAGATATTTGGTTTGTTAATTTTTGTTGGAACATTTCTAATTTGACTTCTTAATTTGATTAATCTTTTGTATGTGCCTGGAACTGAACCTTTTAGAATAATGAAATCTCCTTTAACTAAACCAAAATGTTTGAACCCTCCTTCAGGATTAATTTTAATCTCATTTGATTCTGTGTTTCCCATGATTAGAATTCTTTTGTCGTATTCTACTCTTTGATGAAAACCTGTTTGTCCTGCTCTTGGAACTGTGTACATAACACTTTGTGGTGAAATTGGACCCAATGAACCAACTTCTCTAACTGTTTTTCTTGATTTGTGCTGTTTCTTCTTCACATTCCATCTTCTCATGACTCCTTGCCATCCATGACCTTTTGTAATTGCTGCAACATCAACGGATGAACCTGTTTCAAAAATTTGATCAATTTTAATTTCTTTTCCTAATGATTCTTTAACATGTGCAAACTGCTTTTCAATATCTCCACCACTAACAGATGCTTCAAAGATGTATGGCTTTTTCTGTTCTAATCCTGCTGCTCTTGGAGATACTGCAACAATTGCAAAAATTTCTTTAATTTTTCTTAATCTTGATTCTGCATTTTCAATTGAACCTGAAGTATTTTTTATTGTGATTTCTTTTGCAATGCTTTTTGGAATGTCTTCTGCATATACATCAAATTCTGCATGTTTTCCATCATGATCTTTTGAATATCCTCTAATCCCTAAAACTAAAACTGGTGGAGTAACTAACACTGTTCCCAGATTCACTAGTTGTTTTCCTGCATTGGGTACTTTTTCTCGATCATCAATGCTGACAACTTGGACACATCCTGCTTTGAATCCACAATGTGCCAAAATTTTTGGTTCATCTGATGCTGATAATTTTGGCCAAGCTCTTATTCTGGCTTCCATGCTTCTTGCACGCACTCTTGGTGAATATGCAAGACTTCCTCTACGTGGTTGGTGTCTTTTTCGAGCTCCCATGACTAAAACGCATCATCGAATTCCCTCTATTAAACCATGTGAGATATCGTTAACTGCTAAAAAATTTTTGGTTAACCAACTGTGCCTAATTTATTATGGTGAAATCAACTCGTTAATTGAATTCCAAATGGTGTATCCGCCTATAATGATCCCTATAATTCCTAATCCTATCGCCATTAACAAAAAATTTTTTCTTTCAGCCATGATGTTAGCTCTGAGCATTGATAATGGATAAAGTTCCAAGTAGTGCTTCTTCTAATCTTACAGTTTCAGTAGCTTGATTTGGAAAAAAGTTTAATGATTTTGCGTTTTGTACTTTGTTCATTCTTCCGCCAATGATCTCATGAATTCCTTTTTCGGGAGATCCAAATACTACTAGAGTAGATTCATCTGATTTTTTGTATTTTGATAAAAGATCATTTGTTATTGGTTTGCCCTTTCTTGATGTCAAAATAATGTTTCCTTTCCATTCTGATAATACTGAAAATAAATTTGCTCTCTCTTTTACTGAATATCCCCAATATGATGGAATATCTTTTCTGTCTATTTCCTTCACTGACAATCTTGGATATCCTTCTTTAAATTGAACTGTAACTCGTTTTCCAGTTGACATATTTCCATAATATTGAATTAATTGATTAATTCCAACATCTACAAATTTTTTCCCCTTTACACTAACTACAATTCCTTCTCTGATGTCTCCAGATTTAATTTTTTTAGAATTAACTGGTGTAACGTGACTTGGAATTTTTAATGGCTGTAAAACTCCTGCAAATTTTAAATCATTCATTTTTGGAAACAATCTCCTTCGCAAAAATTGAGGTGTTTCTAAATATTTTAAAATCATTACTAGTAATGCACCGTCTGATTTGTTATTTCCTTCTTGATACACATAGATTGTATCAATTTTAAAAATTGCACAGGCTCTTGCTAGAACTGAAATCTTTCGAGTTTTATCTATTTTTAAAGACTCATCTGATAATGCAGACTGGGGAATTGCAACAGATAATTTCAATGTAATTTAATCTCACAGGTGCTCAAAACAATTATTTTTGTTCATGTGGGTATTTTTCTTTTGCAGCATTAGCATATTGGGTAATCTGCTCATCTGAAACTAATTCATACAAGCCGTTTTCTTTTTTGATATGTGCCATTCTGATGTGGCTTGTTCCTTCTTTGTCTTCACTTGATAGATAAATTCCTGCAGCTGCTAATGTTGCAGCATCATCAAGTGAAAGATCTTCTTTGTATGTTTTCTCTAAAAAGTCTGTTACTTGATCAGAACCTGAACCTATCGCAATTGCATCATACGAAATGTATGTTCCACTAGGATCAGTCAAATACAATTGTGGTGTATTGTTTACAACTCCTCCTAAAATCAGTGCAACTCCGTAAGGTCTCACTCCTGCATATTGTGTATATTGTTGACATTGATCAGCTAAATGTTTTGCAATGGTTTCAACTTCTACTGGTTCATCATAAATCATTTTGTTACTTTGTGAAAAGAATCTAGCATTATCTACTTGACTTCTTGCATCTGGGATATATCCTGCAGCTGCTACTCCTACATGATCATCAATTTGGAAAATCTTTTGAGCAGTGTCTGAAATTTGTAATTTTCTTGGTTTTTCTTCCACTGCTATGACAATTCCTTCTTTACATTTTACACCAACTGCAATGGTTCCTCTTCTTACAGTTTCAATTGCATATTCTACTTGGTATAGTCTGCCATCTGGTGAGAATACCGTAATTGCTCTGTCATAACCTTGTTGTGCAGGAAGCATTTGATTGCAATGCTTTGATTATACAATTTAAACCATGCCAATAATTGAATACGATAATTGGTTTGATCGGAGCCTGTATGAATCTCATTTTATTTGTCAAACCTTAATTTGAAACCAAATTCATCATGAATTTGTGAAATTTGAAATTGAATTTTTTGGACATGAAAATATTCGTTCCAATCATCAAAAAACAATTGAAATTACAAAAGAATCTAACTTGACTCCTCGAGGTGATTGCATTGTTGGTGTTAATGCAAAATCTAGCTGTGCTGATTTACCTGCGAGTCTTAAATCAAAACTAAAAAATCCTGATGTCAAAATAAAATTTTCAATCCGCGTTGACGGCGAATCTTTTATAATTGAGGGCAAGGGACATCCTGATCTTATTTTGTCTCACTCTGAAGATATTGTTATTAGAAAAAGTGATTTTATTTGCCCCCGAACTCTAGGAATACAATGTGACAAAGCATCTGATTTGTTACCTAGAAGCATGGTGAAGAAATTACAAAATCCAAAAACTCTTGGTATTTTTACTATCATTGTTGATTAAAACTGTGACAATTTTATAGGTAAAGTTTTGATTGTTTTTATGGGCAGAAAAACAAACTTTTTTCTTTTAATTCCACTAGCAACTTTTGCTGCAATAATAATTGGATTTGGAATGTATAATACTATTTGTAAAAATTCAAACATTCCAATAAACTGTTGAATTTTTCCAAACATTCCTATTTCTTGTTTTTGTTCATTAATTTTTTAATTACTATAAACCCGATAACCATTCCAACCAAACCTATTCCTGTAATTGCATAAAGTTCACCAGCATAACTTCTAGGCTCTCTAAAGTCTATGGGATTTGGTTTTTTTTCTATGTTTTCGTTTATTCCAGTGTGGTTTATGGGAATGATTCGTAAAATTTTATCATCGTTTGTTTTTGGAATTCCTCTTCCATCTTGATTACTAGTCAGAATATACAAAAAACCATCTGGGCCTGTTTGTATGTCTCTTAATCTTCCAAATTCATTTTCAAATAATTTTTCATGGGATTTGACCAAATTTTGAGAATTAAACTCAATTACATGTAGATGATTTCCACGTAATGTTGCAACAAAATATTTTCCTTTCCACTGAGGAATTTTATCGCCATAATAAAATTCAGCTCCTGAAGGTGCCCATGTTTCATCTCCTGAATGTAAAATTGGTGTTTTCATGTTGTCTTTTTTTTCATCTCCGATAATGGTTGGCCAACCATAGTTTTTTCCTGCAATTATGTGATTTACTTCATCATGAGCAACTCCTCTCCATCCTGAAGGTCCATGTTCAGTAGCAAACAAATTTCCTGATTTATCCCAATCAATTCCTTGAGGATTTCTGTGTCCTATAGAGTAGATTGGAGAGTTTTTCCATGGATTGTCCTTTGGGATTGTTCCATCAGAATTTATTCTGAGAATTTTTCCTCCTAATGATTTCAAATCTTGGGATAAATCTGGTAGACCTGCCTCGCCTGTTGTAACGTAAAGTTTTCCATCCGGCCCAAATTGAATTCTGCCTCCATCATGAAAAGGTCCTCCTGGAATCTTATCAATCAACACTTTATCTTCAATTAGTATACCATCTGTAAATTGGTATCTTACAAGTTTGTTAGATGTTGTTAAAAATTCATTGGTGGTATAATACACGTAAATGTAATTGTTTTCTGAAAATTCTGGATCAACTGCAATTCCCAACATTCCTCCTTCTACTCCGCCAACATTTAATGACAAAAGAGGGTCATCTAACAATATTCCGTGCTGAATAATCCTAAGATGCCCGTTTCTTTCAGTAAATAGAATTGTTCCATCAGGTAACCAATCTATGCTCCATGGAATCGTTAGATTGTCTGCTACAACCTCAATTTTTATTCCCTCTTCTGGATATTCTTGAGCAAATGAAACTGGAATAAGTGATAATAATATTACTATGATGATAAATTCTTTCACTCTTTAACAAAACCTGTTTTTGCATTAAATGTTTGTTACAAAATAATCACAATCAAAAATGATCATGTTTTGTTAATTCTCCTTTAGCAAGAATCTCTTAAGGAATGATGATTCCTAGTTTTTCATGGTAAAACCTACTATAGAATTACCAATTTCTAAGAAACCTACTGATATAGAACTAAAAAAACTTAAAGATTATTTTAAAGAAATGCCTGTGTCTGAAATTCTTACAGGTCTAAAATTTGCAAAAAATCGATGGTCTGCAAAAGATGCAGGAACTTTAAAGGTTGGTAGAAAAAGTATTATCCAAAAAGAAGTTCATTCTGTAACTACTGAACAAGCACAATGGCGATTAAAAAATTGGAAGATGATGATAGCAAATTATCGTAGACGTGGATATAGCTATCCTACAATATCTAGAATAAAGAAAATTTTGGTTCAAAAAAGTAAAAAGAAATCAAAGTGATTGAAAAAATTATTGTTTTAACACGTTGATGATTTTTAGGATGTCCATCCTCTACTAATTATTTTTTCAACGCTTGTTGTTTTCACACATGCTGGTTCTCCTGAATGTTTAAAGATCAATTCCATTGATGATTTACATTGTATATCTTTTGGTGCAATTCCTTCTTTGATTTGTTTTAGTGGGGACAAAATCGTTGTTTGTTCTGGTTTTTCATTATTGGTAGTCATTTTTAATGATTCATCAAGCTCGACTGTCTTTTTTGATTCATCTTTTGGTTTTTCATTGGTAGTCATTTTCATTGATTCTTCTAATTCTATTTCTATGGATTCTGCAAAAACCATTGGCATGCTTATTGCTATTGATAAAATTAAAAATGCAAACATGATATTATTCATTCTGAATATTGTATTTTATGTTAAGATTAAAACTTTTTTTTAGATAAAGATATCTGTTTTTTTCTCAACAATTTGTTGTTTGAGTGAATCAGGCACATCTGGAATTGATGATTTAGTTTGTCCTGCTATGACGCTGTGAGCTTCTTCAAGAATTGCCAATGTGTCTGCATTTGCTTCCGGAGCTGCACTCATGCTGTCTCCTATACCCATAGATGAACCAGACATTACATCTCCTAATATCTGAGATAAATCTTGCATGGATGCATTTGCTTCTGGCATAATTCCACTAAGTGAAGGGCTTAGACCTTTGATTATTGCCATGCATGGACTAAGTGTAACTACTACATCTCCTAATTCTGACACCGTGTCTAATCTTAGTTTAACCTGCTCCATGGACAATTTTGCACCACTTACCATGTTTTTCATCTTTCTAACCTGTGCTAACTCTCCAGCATATGCTTGTGCATATCCATTTTTGTTATTTCTTTGAGCATTGACTATTTTTTCAAAAATCATATCATGTTTTTTCTTTAATTTCTCATCAATTCCATCTAGTTTAGATATTTGAAATTGTAATTTTTTTTGTGCAAAATCTATCTTGTTTTTTAGAGGTTCATCAGGCTTTACTTTGCCCATGACTCGCTGAGATATGCTTTCTCCCTCTGTTTTATTCCAAGAATTGCTGATCATGCATTAAACCTGAATACCATTGAATTTTTTGTTTTAAACAGATTTGTCACTCATGGTGATGTAACTGGAGTTACAATACCATAGAGTTACACTATCCAAAGGTAAATGTAAAAATTTGAAATCCTTTACCCTTTACGTTTATTTCAAGAACATGAGACTCACTAGATTCACTATCGATGATGTTGTATAATCCTGCATCTGAAACATGTAAAGTATTTTTATCCATCACGTCATTTCCTGAATATTTTTCAGATAGGGGGATTCCGTCAAGAAATATCTCTAATTCTGCAGAATTTTCAGTTACAATATTTACTTCTTTTGCGTTATACAGCAACTTGATGATCCCTTTTTCAGAAACTAATTCCATGCTGTCCTCATTATTTTTCCACTCTCCTATTGGGTAGAACTTGTGCAAATCTATTTTATCTGGTTCTGAATATGCTATAGTTTTATCTGGTTGGAATCCTTCTTCACTTCCTAACTGGTTTCTGTTTTGTGCAAACTTGTAACCAAAATATAATTCAGGAGTTCTAAATAATGTATGTTCAAATTCTTTAATATCTACTAATGAATATGCTGATACTTCTAATCCTAAGGATTTAGATCTTTCTTCTAATAATTTTTGAATTACTTTTTCAGTTTCTTGATATCTTCCTTCTCCTATGTGATCATATCGTAAATAACCTTCATGGTCTGCAATGTATTTTCTTGGCCAATATCTATTTTCAAAAGCTTTCCAAGTTTCCATGTCATTATCCATAACTACTGGATACTTGATTCCATGTTTTTCAATTGCCATCTTTACATTTTCAGAATTCTTTTCAAATTCAAATTCAGGAGAATGAATTCCTATAATCAACAATCCTTGATCAGAGTATTTGTCATCCCATGCAATGATGTATGGTAATGTTCGAATACAATTGATGCAACTGTATGTCCAGATGTCATATAAAATCACTTTGTCTTTCATTATTTTTTGCAACTTTTGAGGGGTGGTGTTTAGATAATCTGCAATTCCAACAAGTTGTGGTGCTTTTTTGAATCCTGATTTATCTATAATCGAAGTTGAATTAATTTCTATGAATGCTGTTGATGGTTGTGGTTCTTGATCTAATGTAGAAAAGATCGTGCCTAAAATTCCCAAACCTGCAGCAATAATGATTCCTAGAATTAACCCTGTTTTAATTTCTGAATTCATTTCATCATCCTAACAATACCAACTCATTTAGAAGTGGAAAATTTGCAATATATGCAAGTTGATTTGTAAATACTAAAATTCCTAAAATGATTATGAATGCGCCCAAAATTATGTTGTAATATTTTAGATGCTTTGTCATCGAACGAATTATCTTTGTTGCTCGTGAAAAAAATACTCCCATCAGAATGAATGGAATGCCTAATCCAAAAGAATATGCAAGAAGCAAGCTAAAAGAAATTGATGGTGTTGTTGCTGCTAAAGTTAGAATTGTTCCAAGAATTGGGCCTACACATGGCGTCCATCCTGCAGCAAAGGCCAATCCAAATACAAATGACATTGGATAGCTGGTTTTTGAATTTTTAGGAAAGAATTTTTTTTCTACATTCAATCTACGAATTTTTGTTGATAATAACAGAAACATTCCAAAAGAAATAATGATTATTCCTCCTACCATGTTTAGGGTTTCTGTAAATTCATTAGCTGCGCTTGAAAGCACACTATTTATCAGCACTCCTAATGTCGAAAATACTACTGAAAACCCTAAAACAAAAAATATTGTATTGAATATTATGTTGATTCTATTTATTGATAAA from Nitrosopumilus sp. encodes the following:
- a CDS encoding 50S ribosomal protein L22, whose protein sequence is MGRFDYAFQNYDPTRHVRSSLREKDISHKHAREVAVSIKGLSIEKARDYLIAVVDKNRAVPFRRYKNQVGHRPDPGVMSGRYPQKTAKEFIKVLDNLESNAEYKGMDLDRLRIVNATVHKGVIVKRFIPRAMGRATPKNNVLTHVELVAKEI
- a CDS encoding 30S ribosomal protein S19 codes for the protein MKLEVQQWRRKMVKEFLYRGIPQEELDALSLEKLFTLFNSRQRRSLTRGITDGKRKLIEEIKAAKAGKIKNPIKTHVRDLIILPYMVGVTVNVFSGKEFQPVAIVTEMIGHYLGEYVITNKRVSHGAPGVGASRSSLYVPLK
- a CDS encoding 50S ribosomal protein L23 codes for the protein MNVDQAMKIIIKPYITEKTFAMVENESKICFIVEISANKTEISEAVNTLYNEKVKKVNTARTIYGKKAFVQFENTEKARDLATKIGML
- the rplD gene encoding 50S ribosomal protein L4 codes for the protein MKTSSYTTTGTKDTDIELPIVFSTPFRRELIHKAFTNLTSHKFQKQGRKPMAGMDVVADSNDPPTGQGVSRVARMQGGGGGRQGQGAEVASTRGGRQAHPPIVEKVIYKKLNKKENKLALCSAIAATASKDLIESRGHKIKGIESFPIIVSNDIETISKASEITKVLESLKLTQDIERLDARKPRSGQSRLRGRSKKVGKSVLFVTTDSANLSKAVGAIPGVDVRSVKELSVLDLAPGSDPIRLTVYSKSAIEEIGKIKSTHLEIMVKRQ
- a CDS encoding 50S ribosomal protein L3; amino-acid sequence: MGARKRHQPRRGSLAYSPRVRARSMEARIRAWPKLSASDEPKILAHCGFKAGCVQVVSIDDREKVPNAGKQLVNLGTVLVTPPVLVLGIRGYSKDHDGKHAEFDVYAEDIPKSIAKEITIKNTSGSIENAESRLRKIKEIFAIVAVSPRAAGLEQKKPYIFEASVSGGDIEKQFAHVKESLGKEIKIDQIFETGSSVDVAAITKGHGWQGVMRRWNVKKKQHKSRKTVREVGSLGPISPQSVMYTVPRAGQTGFHQRVEYDKRILIMGNTESNEIKINPEGGFKHFGLVKGDFIILKGSVPGTYKRLIKLRSQIRNVPTKINKPNILEVVV
- a CDS encoding putative RNA uridine N3 methyltransferase is translated as MKLSVAIPQSALSDESLKIDKTRKISVLARACAIFKIDTIYVYQEGNNKSDGALLVMILKYLETPQFLRRRLFPKMNDLKFAGVLQPLKIPSHVTPVNSKKIKSGDIREGIVVSVKGKKFVDVGINQLIQYYGNMSTGKRVTVQFKEGYPRLSVKEIDRKDIPSYWGYSVKERANLFSVLSEWKGNIILTSRKGKPITNDLLSKYKKSDESTLVVFGSPEKGIHEIIGGRMNKVQNAKSLNFFPNQATETVRLEEALLGTLSIINAQS
- the psmA gene encoding archaeal proteasome endopeptidase complex subunit alpha translates to MLPAQQGYDRAITVFSPDGRLYQVEYAIETVRRGTIAVGVKCKEGIVIAVEEKPRKLQISDTAQKIFQIDDHVGVAAAGYIPDARSQVDNARFFSQSNKMIYDEPVEVETIAKHLADQCQQYTQYAGVRPYGVALILGGVVNNTPQLYLTDPSGTYISYDAIAIGSGSDQVTDFLEKTYKEDLSLDDAATLAAAGIYLSSEDKEGTSHIRMAHIKKENGLYELVSDEQITQYANAAKEKYPHEQK
- a CDS encoding DUF371 domain-containing protein, which translates into the protein MKFEIEFFGHENIRSNHQKTIEITKESNLTPRGDCIVGVNAKSSCADLPASLKSKLKNPDVKIKFSIRVDGESFIIEGKGHPDLILSHSEDIVIRKSDFICPRTLGIQCDKASDLLPRSMVKKLQNPKTLGIFTIIVD
- a CDS encoding PQQ-dependent sugar dehydrogenase, with amino-acid sequence MKEFIIIVILLSLIPVSFAQEYPEEGIKIEVVADNLTIPWSIDWLPDGTILFTERNGHLRIIQHGILLDDPLLSLNVGGVEGGMLGIAVDPEFSENNYIYVYYTTNEFLTTSNKLVRYQFTDGILIEDKVLIDKIPGGPFHDGGRIQFGPDGKLYVTTGEAGLPDLSQDLKSLGGKILRINSDGTIPKDNPWKNSPIYSIGHRNPQGIDWDKSGNLFATEHGPSGWRGVAHDEVNHIIAGKNYGWPTIIGDEKKDNMKTPILHSGDETWAPSGAEFYYGDKIPQWKGKYFVATLRGNHLHVIEFNSQNLVKSHEKLFENEFGRLRDIQTGPDGFLYILTSNQDGRGIPKTNDDKILRIIPINHTGINENIEKKPNPIDFREPRSYAGELYAITGIGLVGMVIGFIVIKKLMNKNKK
- a CDS encoding Snf7 family protein, which gives rise to MISNSWNKTEGESISQRVMGKVKPDEPLKNKIDFAQKKLQFQISKLDGIDEKLKKKHDMIFEKIVNAQRNNKNGYAQAYAGELAQVRKMKNMVSGAKLSMEQVKLRLDTVSELGDVVVTLSPCMAIIKGLSPSLSGIMPEANASMQDLSQILGDVMSGSSMGIGDSMSAAPEANADTLAILEEAHSVIAGQTKSSIPDVPDSLKQQIVEKKTDIFI
- a CDS encoding redoxin family protein gives rise to the protein MNSEIKTGLILGIIIAAGLGILGTIFSTLDQEPQPSTAFIEINSTSIIDKSGFKKAPQLVGIADYLNTTPQKLQKIMKDKVILYDIWTYSCINCIRTLPYIIAWDDKYSDQGLLIIGIHSPEFEFEKNSENVKMAIEKHGIKYPVVMDNDMETWKAFENRYWPRKYIADHEGYLRYDHIGEGRYQETEKVIQKLLEERSKSLGLEVSAYSLVDIKEFEHTLFRTPELYFGYKFAQNRNQLGSEEGFQPDKTIAYSEPDKIDLHKFYPIGEWKNNEDSMELVSEKGIIKLLYNAKEVNIVTENSAELEIFLDGIPLSEKYSGNDVMDKNTLHVSDAGLYNIIDSESSESHVLEINVKGKGFQIFTFTFG
- a CDS encoding cytochrome c biogenesis protein CcdA, translated to MADPTIFVALLAGLGSFVAPCILPMIPAFLAYISGTTVTELSSKNGSVLSINRINIIFNTIFFVLGFSVVFSTLGVLINSVLSSAANEFTETLNMVGGIIIISFGMFLLLSTKIRRLNVEKKFFPKNSKTSYPMSFVFGLAFAAGWTPCVGPILGTILTLAATTPSISFSLLLAYSFGLGIPFILMGVFFSRATKIIRSMTKHLKYYNIILGAFIIILGILVFTNQLAYIANFPLLNELVLLG